A genome region from Streptomyces pratensis includes the following:
- a CDS encoding adenylate kinase produces MRIVLVGPPGAGKGTQAAFLARNLSIPHISTGDLFRANISQGTDLGKQARSYMDAGQLVPDEVTIAMAKDRMAQPDAENGFLLDGFPRNVGQAEALDEMLLGEGVKLDAVLDLEVPEDEVVKRIAGRRICRNDSAHVFHVTYNPPKAEGVCDACGGELYQRDDDTEETVRTRLEVYHTQTEPIIDYYRSQGLVVTISALGKVTDVTDRAMEALKKSDEG; encoded by the coding sequence ATGCGAATCGTCCTCGTCGGGCCGCCCGGTGCCGGCAAGGGAACGCAGGCTGCGTTCCTTGCCAGGAATCTCTCGATTCCGCACATCTCCACGGGCGACCTCTTCCGCGCCAACATCAGCCAGGGCACCGACCTTGGCAAGCAGGCCCGCTCCTACATGGACGCGGGACAGCTGGTGCCGGACGAAGTCACCATCGCGATGGCCAAGGACCGCATGGCCCAGCCGGACGCCGAGAACGGCTTCCTTCTGGACGGCTTCCCCCGCAATGTGGGGCAGGCCGAGGCGCTCGACGAGATGCTTCTCGGCGAGGGCGTCAAGCTGGACGCGGTTCTTGACCTCGAGGTCCCTGAGGACGAGGTGGTCAAGCGCATCGCGGGCCGCCGCATCTGCCGTAACGACAGCGCGCACGTCTTCCACGTGACGTACAACCCGCCGAAGGCCGAGGGCGTCTGCGACGCCTGCGGCGGTGAGCTGTACCAGCGGGACGACGACACCGAGGAGACGGTCCGTACCCGTCTCGAGGTCTACCACACGCAGACCGAGCCGATCATCGACTACTACCGGTCCCAGGGCCTGGTGGTGACGATCTCCGCGCTCGGCAAGGTCACCGATGTGACCGACCGGGCCATGGAGGCCCTCAAGAAGTCCGACGAGGGCTGA
- the map gene encoding type I methionyl aminopeptidase translates to MVQIKTPEQIAKMREAGLVVAAIHAATREAAVPGASTKDLDEVARKVIADHGAKSNFLGYGGFPATICTSVNEVVVHGIPDEKTVLKDGDIISIDAGAIVDGWHGDAAYTAFVGSGHAPEVVELSRVTEESMWAGIAAMKVNNRLVDISKAIESYIRRQPRPATGKYGIIEDYGGHGIGTEMHMDPHLLNYVSRKRGKGIKLVPGVCLAIEPMVSLGTAQTKVLSDEWTVLTTDGTWSSHWEHSIALTEQGPLVLTAPDCGRAKLAQYGVEAAPDPLG, encoded by the coding sequence ATGGTGCAGATCAAGACCCCCGAGCAGATCGCGAAGATGCGCGAGGCGGGCCTCGTGGTCGCTGCCATTCACGCCGCCACGCGCGAGGCGGCCGTCCCGGGCGCCAGCACGAAGGACCTGGACGAGGTCGCCCGCAAGGTCATCGCCGATCACGGCGCCAAGTCGAACTTCCTGGGCTACGGCGGATTTCCCGCGACCATCTGCACCTCGGTGAACGAGGTCGTGGTGCACGGAATCCCGGACGAGAAGACGGTCCTCAAGGACGGCGACATCATCTCGATCGACGCCGGCGCGATCGTCGACGGCTGGCACGGCGACGCGGCGTACACCGCCTTCGTCGGCTCCGGCCACGCTCCGGAGGTCGTCGAACTCTCCCGGGTGACCGAGGAGTCCATGTGGGCCGGGATCGCCGCGATGAAGGTGAACAACCGGCTCGTCGACATCTCCAAGGCCATCGAGTCCTACATCCGCCGCCAGCCCCGCCCGGCGACCGGCAAGTACGGGATCATCGAGGACTACGGCGGCCACGGCATCGGCACCGAGATGCACATGGACCCGCACCTGCTGAACTACGTCTCGCGCAAGCGCGGCAAGGGCATCAAGCTGGTCCCCGGTGTATGCCTGGCCATCGAGCCGATGGTCTCGCTGGGCACCGCGCAGACCAAGGTCCTCTCCGACGAGTGGACCGTCCTCACGACCGACGGCACCTGGTCCTCGCACTGGGAGCACTCGATCGCCCTCACGGAACAGGGCCCGCTGGTCCTGACCGCCCCGGACTGCGGACGGGCGAAGCTCGCCCAGTACGGGGTCGAGGCGGCGCCGGACCCGCTGGGCTGA
- the infA gene encoding translation initiation factor IF-1, with amino-acid sequence MAKKQGAIEIEGTVIESLPNAMFKVELQNGHKVLAHISGKMRMHYIRILPDDRVVVELSPYDLTRGRIVYRYK; translated from the coding sequence GTGGCCAAGAAGCAAGGTGCCATCGAAATTGAGGGCACCGTGATCGAGTCCCTCCCGAACGCCATGTTCAAGGTGGAACTTCAGAACGGTCACAAAGTCCTCGCGCACATCAGCGGCAAGATGCGGATGCACTACATCCGTATCCTTCCGGATGACCGGGTCGTCGTGGAGCTCTCTCCGTACGACCTGACGCGTGGCCGGATCGTCTACCGGTACAAGTAG
- the rpmJ gene encoding 50S ribosomal protein L36 has protein sequence MKVKPSVKKICDKCKVIRRHGRVMVICDNLRHKQRQG, from the coding sequence ATGAAGGTCAAGCCGAGCGTCAAGAAGATCTGCGACAAGTGCAAGGTGATCCGCCGTCACGGCCGGGTCATGGTCATCTGCGACAACCTGCGCCACAAGCAGCGCCAGGGCTGA
- the rpsM gene encoding 30S ribosomal protein S13 produces MARVSGVDIPREKRVEVALTYVFGIGRTRSKEILATTGVNPNTRVRDLAEEDLVKIREYVDANLRTEGDLRREIQGDIRRKIEIGCYQGIRHRRGLPVHGQRTSTNARTRKGPRRAIAGKKKPGKK; encoded by the coding sequence ATGGCACGCGTTTCAGGTGTTGACATCCCGCGCGAAAAGCGCGTGGAGGTTGCCCTCACCTACGTCTTCGGTATCGGGCGCACCCGGTCCAAGGAGATCCTCGCCACCACCGGCGTGAACCCCAACACCCGCGTTCGTGACCTGGCCGAAGAGGACCTGGTCAAGATCCGCGAGTACGTGGACGCCAACCTCCGCACCGAGGGTGACCTTCGCCGCGAGATCCAGGGCGACATCCGCCGCAAGATCGAGATCGGCTGCTACCAGGGCATCCGGCACCGTCGCGGTCTGCCGGTCCACGGTCAGCGCACCAGCACGAACGCGCGTACCCGTAAGGGCCCGCGTCGCGCCATCGCCGGTAAGAAGAAGCCGGGCAAGAAGTAG
- the rpsK gene encoding 30S ribosomal protein S11 — protein sequence MPPKGRQGAAKKVRRKEKKNVAHGHAHIKSTFNNTIVSITDPSGNVISWASAGHVGFKGSRKSTPFAAQMAAESAARRAQEHGMRKVDVFVKGPGSGRETAIRSLQATGLEVGSIQDVTPTPHNGCRPPKRRRV from the coding sequence ATGCCCCCCAAGGGTCGTCAGGGCGCAGCCAAGAAGGTGCGTCGCAAGGAAAAGAAGAACGTCGCTCACGGCCACGCGCACATCAAGAGCACGTTCAACAACACCATCGTCTCGATCACGGACCCCTCGGGCAACGTGATCTCCTGGGCCTCCGCCGGCCACGTCGGCTTCAAGGGCTCGCGCAAGTCCACCCCCTTCGCCGCGCAGATGGCCGCCGAGTCGGCCGCCCGCCGCGCGCAGGAGCACGGCATGCGCAAGGTCGACGTCTTCGTCAAGGGTCCCGGCTCCGGCCGTGAGACCGCGATCCGTTCCCTCCAGGCCACGGGCCTCGAGGTCGGTTCGATCCAGGACGTCACCCCGACGCCGCACAACGGCTGCCGTCCGCCGAAGCGTCGCCGCGTCTGA
- a CDS encoding DNA-directed RNA polymerase subunit alpha produces the protein MLIAQRPSLTEEVVDEFRSRFVIEPLEPGFGYTLGNSLRRTLLSSIPGAAVTSIRIDGVLHEFTTVPGVKEDVTDLILNIKQLVVSSEHDEPVVMYLRKQGPGLVTAADIAPPAGVEVHNPDLVLATLNGKGKLEMELTVERGRGYVSAVQNKQVGQEIGRIPVDSIYSPVLKVTYKVEATRVEQRTDFDKLIVDVETKQAMRPRDAMASAGKTLVELFGLARELNIDAEGIDMGPSPTDAALAADLALPIEELELTVRSYNCLKREGIHSVGELVARSEADLLDIRNFGAKSIDEVKAKLAGMGLALKDSPPGFDPTAAADAFGADDDADAGFVETEQY, from the coding sequence ATGCTTATCGCTCAGCGTCCGTCGCTGACCGAAGAGGTCGTCGACGAGTTCCGCTCCCGGTTCGTGATCGAGCCGCTGGAGCCGGGCTTCGGTTACACCCTCGGCAACTCCCTGCGTCGTACCCTCCTCTCCTCGATCCCCGGTGCCGCTGTCACCAGCATCCGGATCGACGGTGTCCTGCACGAGTTCACCACCGTGCCGGGCGTCAAGGAGGACGTGACCGACCTCATCCTCAACATCAAGCAGCTGGTCGTCTCCTCGGAGCACGACGAGCCGGTCGTGATGTACCTGCGCAAGCAGGGTCCCGGCCTGGTCACCGCTGCTGACATCGCCCCGCCGGCCGGTGTCGAGGTCCACAACCCGGACCTGGTCCTGGCCACGCTCAACGGCAAGGGCAAGCTGGAGATGGAGCTGACCGTCGAGCGCGGTCGCGGCTACGTCTCCGCCGTCCAGAACAAGCAGGTGGGCCAGGAGATCGGCCGTATCCCGGTCGACTCCATCTACTCGCCGGTGCTCAAGGTCACGTACAAGGTCGAGGCGACCCGTGTCGAGCAGCGCACCGACTTCGACAAGCTGATCGTCGACGTCGAGACCAAGCAGGCCATGCGTCCCCGTGACGCCATGGCGTCGGCCGGTAAGACCCTGGTCGAGCTGTTCGGTCTGGCGCGCGAGCTCAACATCGACGCCGAGGGCATCGACATGGGCCCGTCCCCGACGGACGCCGCGCTCGCCGCCGATCTGGCGCTGCCGATCGAGGAGCTCGAGCTCACGGTCCGTTCGTACAACTGCCTCAAGCGCGAAGGCATCCACTCCGTGGGTGAGCTCGTGGCCCGCTCCGAGGCGGACCTGCTCGACATCCGCAACTTCGGTGCGAAGTCGATCGACGAGGTCAAGGCGAAGCTGGCCGGTATGGGCCTCGCGCTCAAGGACTCGCCTCCCGGCTTCGACCCGACCGCCGCCGCCGACGCCTTCGGCGCCGACGACGACGCGGACGCCGGTTTCGTGGAGACCGAGCAGTACTGA
- the rplQ gene encoding 50S ribosomal protein L17 produces MPKPAKGARLGGSAAHEKLLLINLAKSLFEHGRITTTEAKARRLRPVAERFITKAKKGDIHNRRLVLQSITDKGIVHTLFTEIAPRYENRPGGYTRITKIGNRRGDNAPMAVIELVEALTVAQQATGEAEAATKRAVKEDALKKDEAPAETVEDAKPADAAAEESKDA; encoded by the coding sequence ATGCCGAAGCCCGCGAAGGGCGCCCGTCTGGGCGGCAGCGCTGCGCACGAGAAGCTTCTTCTCATCAACCTCGCGAAGTCGCTGTTCGAGCACGGCCGCATCACCACGACCGAGGCCAAGGCCCGCCGCCTGCGTCCGGTCGCCGAGCGTTTCATCACCAAGGCGAAGAAGGGCGACATCCACAACCGTCGCCTGGTGCTGCAGTCGATCACGGACAAGGGCATCGTGCACACGCTCTTCACCGAGATCGCCCCGCGGTACGAGAACCGCCCCGGTGGTTACACCCGCATCACCAAGATCGGCAACCGTCGTGGCGACAACGCCCCGATGGCCGTCATCGAGCTGGTCGAGGCGCTGACCGTGGCCCAGCAGGCCACCGGTGAGGCCGAGGCCGCGACGAAGCGCGCCGTCAAGGAAGACGCCCTCAAGAAGGACGAGGCTCCGGCCGAGACCGTCGAGGACGCCAAGCCGGCCGACGCCGCCGCTGAGGAGTCCAAGGACGCCTGA
- the truA gene encoding tRNA pseudouridine(38-40) synthase TruA encodes MSDEAEPGFVRVRLDLSYDGKDFSGWAKQTSRRTVQGEIEDALRTVTRSSVEYGLTVAGRTDAGVHARGQVAHVDLPAEVWAEHEEKLLRRMAGRLPLDVRIWRAAEAPAGFNARFSALWRRYAYRVGDRPGGVDPLLRGHVLWHDRPLDLDAMNEAAALMVGEHDFAAYCKKREGATTIRTLQKLHWVRDADSGVLTATVQADAFCHNMVRALIGAALFVGDGRRPASWPAEVLAAKVRDPGVHVVRPHGLTLEEVAYPADALLAARAVEARNVRTLPGAAGCC; translated from the coding sequence GTGAGTGACGAGGCAGAGCCCGGATTCGTACGGGTACGGCTGGACCTTTCCTACGACGGGAAGGATTTCTCCGGCTGGGCGAAGCAGACCAGCAGGCGCACCGTGCAGGGCGAGATCGAGGACGCGCTGCGTACCGTGACGCGGTCGTCGGTGGAGTACGGCCTGACGGTGGCCGGGCGCACCGACGCGGGGGTGCACGCGCGCGGGCAGGTGGCGCACGTCGACCTGCCGGCCGAGGTGTGGGCGGAGCACGAGGAGAAGCTGCTGCGGCGGATGGCGGGGCGCCTGCCGCTGGATGTACGGATCTGGCGCGCGGCCGAGGCCCCGGCGGGGTTCAACGCGCGCTTCTCCGCGTTGTGGCGTCGGTACGCGTACCGGGTGGGGGACCGGCCGGGTGGTGTGGATCCGTTGCTGCGGGGCCATGTGCTGTGGCACGACCGGCCGCTCGACCTGGACGCGATGAACGAGGCCGCCGCCCTGATGGTGGGGGAGCACGACTTCGCCGCGTACTGCAAGAAGCGTGAGGGTGCCACGACCATCCGTACGCTGCAGAAGCTGCACTGGGTGCGGGACGCGGACTCCGGTGTGCTGACGGCGACCGTGCAGGCGGACGCGTTCTGCCACAACATGGTGCGGGCACTGATCGGTGCGGCGCTGTTCGTGGGGGACGGACGCCGGCCGGCCTCGTGGCCGGCCGAGGTGCTGGCGGCGAAGGTGCGGGACCCGGGGGTCCACGTGGTGCGGCCGCACGGGCTGACGCTGGAGGAAGTGGCCTATCCGGCGGACGCGCTGCTGGCGGCCAGGGCCGTGGAGGCCCGGAACGTCAGGACGCTGCCGGGGGCGGCGGGCTGCTGCTGA
- a CDS encoding ABC-F family ATP-binding cassette domain-containing protein: MGHLEAGHLEYYLPDGRVLLGDASFRVADGAVVALVGANGAGKTTLLKLLAGELQPHGGSVSVSGGLGVMAQFVGSVRDERTVRDLLVSVAQPRIREAARAVDAAEERILTVDDEAAQMAYAQALSDWAEARGYEAETLWDICTMAALGVPYEKAQWREVRTLSGGEQKRLVLEALLRGPDEVLLLDEPDNYLDVPGKRWLEEKLKETRKTVLFVSHDRELLSRAAEKIVSVEPSPAGSDVWVHGGGFGTYHQARKERFARFEELLRRWEEEHARLKALVLRMRQQAANSPDMANRYHAMQTRFKKFEEAGPPPEPPREQDIRMRLRGGRTGVRAVTCTGLELTGLMKPFDLEIYYGERVAVLGSNGSGKSHFLRLLAGEPVEHTGEWKLGARVVPGHFAQTHAHPELLGKTLVEILWTEHARDRGGAMSVLRRYELERQGDQAFERLSGGQQARFQILLLELAGTTALLLDEPTDNLDLESAEALQDGLEVYDGTVMAVTHDRWFAKSFDRYLVFGSDGVVRESTEPVWDERRVQRQR, encoded by the coding sequence ATGGGACATCTTGAAGCGGGCCACCTGGAGTACTACCTACCGGACGGGCGGGTGCTGCTCGGCGACGCTTCGTTCAGGGTGGCCGACGGCGCAGTCGTGGCCCTCGTCGGAGCCAACGGGGCCGGCAAGACGACACTCCTGAAGCTGCTGGCGGGGGAGCTCCAGCCGCACGGCGGCTCGGTCTCGGTGAGCGGCGGGCTCGGCGTGATGGCCCAGTTCGTGGGCTCCGTACGGGACGAGCGGACCGTCCGTGACCTGCTGGTGTCCGTCGCGCAGCCCCGGATCAGGGAGGCGGCGCGGGCCGTCGACGCGGCCGAGGAACGCATCCTCACCGTGGACGACGAGGCCGCGCAGATGGCGTACGCGCAGGCGCTCAGCGACTGGGCCGAGGCGCGGGGCTACGAGGCCGAGACGCTGTGGGACATCTGCACCATGGCGGCGCTCGGCGTCCCGTACGAGAAGGCGCAGTGGCGCGAGGTGCGCACCCTCAGCGGGGGCGAGCAGAAGCGGCTGGTCCTGGAGGCACTGCTCAGGGGCCCGGACGAGGTGCTGCTCCTGGACGAGCCGGACAACTATCTGGACGTCCCCGGCAAGCGGTGGCTGGAGGAGAAGCTCAAGGAGACCCGCAAGACGGTGCTCTTCGTCTCCCACGACAGGGAGCTGCTCTCGCGGGCCGCCGAGAAGATCGTGAGTGTGGAGCCCAGCCCGGCCGGCTCCGACGTCTGGGTGCACGGCGGCGGATTCGGTACGTACCACCAGGCCCGCAAGGAGCGGTTCGCGCGCTTCGAGGAGCTCCTGCGGCGCTGGGAGGAGGAGCACGCCCGGCTGAAGGCGCTGGTCCTGCGCATGCGGCAGCAGGCGGCGAACAGCCCCGACATGGCGAACCGGTACCACGCCATGCAGACCCGCTTCAAGAAGTTCGAGGAGGCGGGGCCGCCGCCGGAGCCGCCCCGTGAGCAGGACATCAGGATGCGGCTGCGCGGCGGGCGCACCGGGGTGCGGGCGGTGACGTGCACAGGCCTGGAGCTGACCGGTCTGATGAAGCCGTTCGACCTGGAGATCTACTACGGGGAGCGGGTCGCCGTGCTCGGCTCCAACGGGTCGGGGAAGTCACACTTCCTGCGGCTGCTGGCGGGAGAGCCCGTCGAGCACACCGGTGAGTGGAAGCTCGGGGCGAGGGTCGTGCCCGGCCACTTCGCGCAGACACACGCCCATCCCGAGCTGCTGGGCAAGACGCTCGTCGAGATCCTGTGGACGGAGCACGCCAGGGACCGCGGGGGCGCCATGTCGGTGCTGCGGCGCTACGAGCTGGAGCGCCAGGGCGACCAGGCCTTCGAGCGGCTGTCCGGCGGGCAGCAGGCGCGGTTCCAGATCCTGCTGCTCGAACTGGCCGGCACGACCGCGCTGCTGCTGGACGAGCCGACGGACAACCTGGACCTGGAATCGGCGGAGGCCCTGCAGGACGGGCTGGAGGTCTACGACGGGACGGTCATGGCCGTCACGCACGACCGCTGGTTCGCGAAGTCCTTCGACCGCTACCTGGTCTTCGGCTCCGACGGGGTGGTGCGGGAGTCCACGGAGCCCGTCTGGGACGAGCGCAGGGTCCAGCGGCAGCGGTAG
- the rplM gene encoding 50S ribosomal protein L13, whose amino-acid sequence MRTYSPKPGDVTRQWHIIDAEDIVLGRLATTAANLLRGKHKAIYAPHMDMGDFVIIINAEKVHLSGNKKTQKMAYRHSGFPGGLRSVRYDELLSKNPEKAVEKAIKGMIPKNTLGRQMISKLKVYAGDQHPHAAQQPVPYEITQVAQ is encoded by the coding sequence GTGCGTACGTACAGCCCCAAGCCCGGCGATGTCACTCGCCAGTGGCACATCATCGACGCCGAGGACATCGTCCTGGGCCGTCTGGCCACCACGGCTGCGAACCTCCTCCGAGGCAAGCACAAGGCGATCTACGCCCCCCACATGGACATGGGCGACTTCGTCATCATCATCAACGCCGAGAAGGTTCACCTCTCCGGCAACAAGAAGACCCAGAAGATGGCGTACCGCCACTCCGGCTTCCCGGGCGGTCTCCGCTCCGTGCGTTACGACGAGCTGCTCTCGAAGAACCCCGAGAAGGCCGTCGAGAAGGCCATCAAGGGCATGATCCCCAAGAACACCCTGGGTCGCCAGATGATCTCGAAGCTCAAGGTCTACGCGGGCGACCAGCACCCGCACGCTGCGCAGCAGCCGGTCCCGTACGAGATCACCCAGGTCGCGCAGTAG
- the rpsI gene encoding 30S ribosomal protein S9, which produces MAETTVETPVEGTEGEETFAEVTTFESEVPVEGEYTSESLAGRFGDPQPAAGLGRRKNAIARVRIVPGTGKWKINGRTLEDYFPNKVHQQEVNEPFKVLELDGRYDVIARISGGGVSGQAGALRLGVARALNEADVDNNRAALKKAGFLSRDDRAVERKKAGLKKARKAPQYSKR; this is translated from the coding sequence GTGGCCGAGACCACTGTTGAGACGCCCGTCGAGGGCACCGAGGGCGAAGAGACCTTCGCCGAGGTGACCACCTTCGAGTCGGAGGTCCCCGTCGAGGGTGAGTACACCTCCGAGTCGCTCGCAGGCCGCTTCGGCGACCCGCAGCCCGCGGCCGGCCTTGGCCGTCGCAAGAACGCCATCGCCCGCGTCCGGATCGTTCCGGGCACCGGCAAGTGGAAGATCAACGGTCGCACCCTTGAGGACTACTTCCCCAACAAGGTGCACCAGCAGGAAGTCAACGAGCCCTTCAAGGTGCTCGAGCTCGACGGCCGCTACGACGTCATCGCCCGCATCTCGGGTGGCGGCGTCTCCGGTCAGGCCGGCGCCCTGCGCCTCGGCGTGGCCCGCGCGCTGAACGAGGCGGACGTGGACAACAACCGCGCCGCGCTCAAGAAGGCCGGCTTCCTCTCCCGCGACGACCGTGCGGTCGAGCGCAAGAAGGCCGGTCTCAAGAAGGCCCGTAAGGCCCCGCAGTACAGCAAGCGCTAA
- the glmM gene encoding phosphoglucosamine mutase, with product MGRLFGTDGVRGVANADLTAELALGLSVAAAHVLAEAGTFEGHRPTAVVGRDPRASGEFLEAAVVAGLASAGVDVLRVGVLPTPAVAYLTGSLGADIGVMLSASHNAMPDNGIKFFARGGHKLADELEDRIETVYEQHRTGEPWARPTGAGVGRVTDYTEGFDRYVAHLIGVLPNRLDGLKVVLDEAHGAAARVSPEAFARAGAEVVTIGAEPDGLNINDGCGSTHLELLRAAVVEHGADLGIAHDGDADRCLAVDAAGEEIDGDQILAVLALAMREAGHLRKDTVVGTVMSNLGFKMAMEREGIKLVQTAVGDRYVLESMKAEGFALGGEQSGHVIVLDHATTGDGTLTGLMLAARVAATGRTLADLAGVMQRLPQVLINVPDVDKSRVDTSPELAAAVTLAERELGDTGRVLLRKSGTEPLVRVMVEAADLEQARATAGQLADVVKSALG from the coding sequence GTGGGACGACTCTTCGGCACGGACGGCGTGCGCGGTGTCGCCAATGCGGACCTGACGGCCGAGCTCGCGCTCGGGCTCTCGGTCGCGGCGGCGCACGTACTGGCCGAGGCGGGCACCTTCGAGGGCCATCGGCCGACCGCTGTGGTGGGCCGCGATCCCCGCGCTTCCGGAGAGTTCCTGGAGGCCGCCGTGGTGGCGGGCCTGGCCAGCGCAGGCGTCGACGTGCTGCGGGTCGGGGTGCTGCCCACCCCGGCCGTCGCCTACCTCACCGGCTCGCTCGGCGCCGACATCGGTGTCATGCTCTCCGCCAGCCACAACGCCATGCCGGACAACGGCATCAAGTTCTTCGCCCGCGGCGGTCACAAGCTCGCCGACGAGCTGGAGGACCGCATCGAGACGGTCTACGAGCAGCACCGCACCGGCGAGCCCTGGGCCCGTCCGACGGGCGCCGGCGTGGGCCGGGTCACCGACTACACGGAGGGCTTCGACCGTTACGTCGCCCACCTCATCGGTGTCCTCCCGAACCGGCTCGACGGACTGAAGGTCGTCCTCGACGAGGCACACGGTGCCGCCGCCCGCGTCTCGCCCGAGGCGTTCGCCCGGGCCGGGGCCGAGGTCGTCACCATCGGTGCCGAACCGGACGGCCTGAACATCAACGACGGCTGCGGCTCCACCCACCTGGAGCTGCTGCGTGCCGCCGTCGTCGAGCACGGCGCCGACCTCGGCATCGCGCACGACGGCGACGCGGACCGCTGCCTGGCCGTGGACGCGGCCGGCGAGGAGATCGACGGCGACCAGATCCTGGCCGTGCTCGCCCTCGCCATGCGCGAGGCCGGCCACCTGCGCAAGGACACCGTCGTCGGCACGGTCATGTCGAACCTCGGCTTCAAGATGGCGATGGAGCGCGAGGGCATCAAGCTCGTCCAGACCGCCGTCGGTGACCGCTACGTCCTGGAGTCGATGAAGGCCGAAGGCTTCGCGCTGGGCGGCGAGCAGTCCGGGCACGTCATCGTCCTGGACCACGCCACCACGGGTGACGGCACACTCACCGGGCTGATGCTCGCGGCCCGGGTCGCCGCGACCGGACGTACGCTCGCCGACCTCGCGGGAGTGATGCAGCGCCTCCCGCAGGTCCTCATCAACGTGCCGGACGTCGACAAGTCCCGCGTGGACACCTCGCCCGAGCTGGCCGCCGCGGTGACCCTGGCCGAGCGCGAGCTGGGTGACACCGGGCGAGTGCTCCTGCGCAAGTCCGGCACCGAGCCGCTCGTACGGGTCATGGTCGAGGCCGCAGACCTCGAACAGGCGCGCGCCACGGCCGGCCAGCTGGCCGACGTGGTCAAGTCCGCGCTCGGCTGA